From a region of the Marinomonas mediterranea MMB-1 genome:
- the moaB gene encoding molybdenum cofactor biosynthesis protein B translates to MSKSSSPFRPLNICVLTVSDTRTPENDTSGDALVSLLSDSGHTLKDRAIVKDDVYQMRAIVSQWIANEEAHVILMTGGTGFYSRDSTPEAIIPLLDKEIDGFGELFRHISYHEIGTSTIQSRALAGLANKTLVFCLPGSTGACKTAWNNVIKEQLDASHRPCNFVEMLLSPRM, encoded by the coding sequence ATGTCTAAATCATCTTCACCATTTCGCCCCCTTAACATTTGCGTACTAACCGTTTCAGATACTCGAACACCTGAAAATGACACTTCTGGAGACGCCTTAGTATCCCTTCTTTCTGACTCTGGGCACACACTAAAAGACAGAGCAATTGTAAAAGACGACGTCTATCAAATGCGCGCGATTGTTTCTCAATGGATCGCAAACGAAGAGGCGCATGTCATTCTAATGACCGGCGGGACGGGGTTTTATTCAAGAGACAGCACCCCTGAAGCAATAATACCCTTACTCGATAAAGAAATTGACGGATTCGGAGAATTATTTAGACACATTTCATACCATGAAATAGGTACATCGACGATTCAATCGCGTGCGCTCGCTGGACTCGCAAATAAAACGCTTGTCTTTTGTTTACCAGGCTCTACCGGTGCCTGCAAAACGGCGTGGAATAACGTTATCAAGGAGCAGCTCGACGCATCGCACAGGCCTTGTAACTTTGTAGAAATGCTACTCAGTCCACGTATGTAG
- a CDS encoding acyl-CoA thioesterase — protein sequence MNPVLSGLIDLLSLEKRSDDQFVGMSQDLGFPKVFGGQVIGQALSAASQTVEGRVPHSLHCYFIRPGDAAQPIEYEVERVRDGRSFSVRRIIASQLGKTILVMTASFHIEENGLEHQDAMPQVPGPENFKSELSLYRLHAEEIPSKIRGLLTADRPIEYRIVENQNPFRPRAGIGKRHIWMRSIDALPDDPFIHQSMLAYTTDYGFLETALQPHGISIGNPQLNIASLDHSIWFHRPFRLDDWLLYVADSPSASASRGFVRGQIYNRDGVLIASTAQEGLLRKSELYDLT from the coding sequence ATGAACCCCGTATTAAGTGGTCTAATTGATCTGTTGTCTTTGGAAAAAAGGTCCGACGATCAGTTTGTTGGTATGAGCCAAGACTTGGGTTTTCCTAAAGTGTTTGGTGGGCAGGTTATTGGGCAAGCGCTCAGCGCAGCGTCACAGACAGTTGAAGGGAGAGTGCCTCATTCCTTACATTGTTATTTTATTCGTCCGGGCGATGCTGCTCAACCGATAGAATATGAAGTCGAACGCGTGCGTGACGGTCGCAGTTTTAGTGTACGTCGTATTATTGCCTCTCAGTTAGGTAAAACGATATTAGTAATGACCGCGTCATTTCATATTGAAGAAAACGGCTTGGAGCATCAAGATGCAATGCCTCAGGTTCCGGGGCCTGAAAACTTTAAGTCAGAGTTAAGTTTGTATCGCTTACATGCAGAAGAGATTCCTTCGAAAATAAGAGGGCTCCTGACCGCAGACAGACCCATTGAGTATCGAATAGTAGAGAACCAAAACCCCTTTAGGCCTAGAGCAGGCATAGGGAAACGGCATATTTGGATGAGAAGTATCGATGCACTTCCTGATGATCCATTTATTCATCAATCTATGCTTGCTTACACGACGGACTATGGCTTTTTGGAAACGGCTTTACAGCCCCACGGAATTTCTATTGGTAACCCTCAGCTGAATATTGCCAGTTTAGATCATTCTATCTGGTTCCATCGTCCTTTTAGGTTAGATGATTGGTTACTTTATGTGGCGGACAGTCCATCGGCGAGCGCTTCACGTGGTTTTGTTAGAGGTCAAATATATAACAGAGACGGGGTTTTAATAGCTTCGACAGCGCAAGAGGGCCTTCTACGAAAAAGTGAGTTGTACGATTTGACGTGA
- a CDS encoding molybdopterin molybdotransferase MoeA translates to MPPKMMPFEEALTFFQTCLPTLVEKETVPLASALGKVLAEDIVSPINVPPAANSAMDGYALNIDQASEHADTKQTPFQVSQRIPAGHAPSPLVTGTVARIFTGAEIPLGANAVIMQEEVRVNSDDTISLLRLPSANENIRPKGQDVASGQSILHSGQHLNAMDIGLLASIGINRVTIFKPLQVGILTTGDELIAPGTPLQDGQIYNSNGPMLQGLLTQSGYQVIDVTHCLDDKAATESALQNLANKVDIILSSGGVSVGEEDYVKDAIERNGTINLWKVAMKPGKPIVIAKVFNTPLIGLPGNPSSTLVTYHWLANAALKRASGQAIQRPKPIPVKASFSRNKTISRDEFLRVSIQNGQAKPHPQQSSGALLPACESDGYLHIPAGFEINQEDSYDFYPFSTF, encoded by the coding sequence ATGCCCCCCAAAATGATGCCTTTTGAAGAAGCGCTCACTTTTTTTCAAACCTGCCTGCCAACGCTGGTCGAAAAGGAAACCGTCCCGCTTGCTTCAGCGCTTGGAAAAGTGCTAGCCGAAGACATAGTCTCTCCCATTAACGTTCCTCCAGCTGCAAACAGTGCTATGGACGGGTACGCACTCAATATCGATCAAGCCTCAGAGCACGCAGATACAAAACAAACACCATTTCAAGTCTCTCAACGCATTCCAGCAGGGCATGCTCCGAGCCCACTCGTAACAGGTACCGTGGCTCGCATCTTTACTGGGGCTGAAATCCCTCTTGGGGCGAATGCCGTCATCATGCAGGAAGAGGTTCGAGTTAATAGCGATGATACGATCTCTCTTTTGAGGCTACCAAGCGCAAATGAAAATATTCGCCCAAAGGGTCAGGATGTAGCGAGCGGGCAATCAATCTTACATTCTGGCCAGCACCTTAACGCAATGGATATTGGCTTATTAGCGAGCATCGGCATAAACAGGGTCACTATTTTCAAGCCCCTTCAAGTCGGTATACTCACAACAGGCGATGAACTTATCGCTCCAGGAACACCTCTACAAGATGGGCAAATATACAATTCAAATGGCCCAATGTTACAAGGGCTTTTGACTCAGTCTGGATATCAGGTTATTGATGTTACTCATTGCTTAGATGATAAAGCAGCAACCGAAAGTGCGCTACAAAACTTGGCAAATAAGGTTGATATCATTCTCTCTTCAGGCGGCGTATCGGTGGGAGAAGAAGACTATGTTAAGGACGCTATAGAGCGCAATGGCACAATCAATCTATGGAAAGTCGCGATGAAACCGGGGAAACCCATTGTCATCGCAAAGGTATTTAATACACCACTCATCGGCTTACCAGGAAACCCAAGCTCAACACTGGTGACCTATCATTGGCTCGCCAACGCGGCGTTGAAAAGAGCATCTGGTCAAGCGATCCAGCGCCCAAAACCCATACCAGTGAAGGCAAGTTTCAGTAGAAACAAAACCATTTCTAGAGATGAATTCCTCAGAGTATCAATACAGAACGGACAGGCCAAGCCCCACCCACAACAGAGTTCAGGTGCCTTACTACCTGCATGCGAATCAGATGGTTACCTTCACATTCCAGCAGGCTTTGAGATAAATCAAGAAGATAGTTACGACTTTTACCCTTTTTCAACCTTTTAA
- a CDS encoding GGDEF domain-containing protein has product MNTNRTLASFILHKALACYFLSAVFVFGIMLVFFFENQKNIQAEQAKIYGKFVAEKLQDVSTASLGDLVAHMGTLDAIALNDEFNVGIATKSTDTLWFKTEVSSADTPRRQWSTSVSNVQLGIISVTTSAPLQPIYDALLYKAQSYLVLLVVQLLFLWALFKFLVVRFIRRAIQLLSRDLEILNLKNPTPLAGDPILSGFSEYRRILVDINRVITSLVVSRNQVERMNEQLEEKVREKTLSLEEKNNTLVQLNQHLSTLANTDSLTQVYNRTRFDLLFRENVAVSQRRKTNLSLLLIDLDDFKNVNDQYGHQVGDQVLKHVAQSLSETLGDHGILARWGGEEFAVLLPYYDEQRARGMGEILRQSIDTAYFEDQQIHITLSVGVARLGDDETGNQLLNRADMALYEAKESGRNRVIVAKSVEQKQLTFEALSNPK; this is encoded by the coding sequence GTGAATACGAACCGAACGCTTGCAAGTTTTATTTTACACAAAGCATTAGCATGTTACTTTCTGTCGGCTGTTTTTGTGTTTGGCATTATGTTGGTGTTTTTCTTCGAAAACCAAAAAAACATTCAGGCCGAGCAAGCTAAAATCTACGGAAAGTTTGTTGCAGAAAAATTACAGGATGTTTCGACGGCGAGTTTAGGTGATTTGGTCGCACATATGGGGACTCTTGATGCTATCGCGTTAAACGATGAGTTTAATGTGGGCATTGCAACGAAATCGACGGACACACTTTGGTTTAAAACGGAGGTTTCTTCCGCCGATACGCCTCGACGCCAATGGTCTACGAGTGTTAGTAATGTTCAACTTGGCATTATTTCTGTCACCACTTCCGCCCCTCTTCAGCCAATCTATGATGCACTTCTCTATAAAGCCCAATCGTATCTCGTTTTATTGGTTGTCCAATTATTGTTCTTATGGGCATTGTTTAAATTTTTAGTGGTGCGCTTTATTCGACGAGCGATACAGCTGTTGAGTCGAGATCTGGAAATTCTGAATTTGAAGAACCCAACACCTTTAGCCGGAGACCCCATTCTGTCTGGCTTTTCGGAATATCGCCGTATACTCGTGGATATTAATCGAGTCATTACGTCGTTAGTTGTCTCTCGAAACCAAGTTGAAAGAATGAACGAACAACTTGAAGAGAAAGTGCGAGAAAAGACACTTTCATTGGAAGAAAAGAACAATACATTGGTTCAGCTAAACCAGCATTTATCGACACTTGCGAATACGGACTCCCTCACTCAGGTTTATAACCGAACGCGATTTGATCTTCTCTTCCGTGAAAATGTTGCCGTATCACAACGAAGGAAAACCAACCTTTCTTTATTGCTTATTGATCTTGATGACTTTAAAAACGTGAACGATCAATATGGCCATCAGGTTGGGGATCAAGTGTTGAAACACGTTGCCCAATCTCTTTCAGAGACCTTAGGGGATCACGGTATTTTAGCTCGTTGGGGCGGTGAAGAGTTTGCTGTTTTACTGCCTTACTATGATGAACAGCGTGCCAGAGGTATGGGTGAAATTCTACGCCAATCGATTGACACAGCGTATTTTGAAGACCAGCAAATTCATATCACATTGAGTGTCGGTGTAGCGAGGTTGGGTGACGATGAAACAGGCAATCAGCTCCTAAATAGAGCGGATATGGCACTGTATGAAGCGAAAGAAAGTGGCCGAAATCGGGTCATAGTCGCTAAAAGCGTCGAACAAAAACAGCTTACCTTTGAAGCGTTGTCTAATCCAAAATAA
- a CDS encoding HepT-like ribonuclease domain-containing protein, producing the protein MRDIEWENALYDHQHMMIKRLDAHRKKNKTESLSNDERMAVEHSFQLLVASMLDLAKYVLKNHYNVDVETRDQVLDELIKHKDVTYEQGQQIASLIKIRDQILNDYLEQNFTGLDDALKIKRYALVEVLTKEWTARLEA; encoded by the coding sequence ATGCGAGATATAGAATGGGAGAATGCGCTTTATGATCATCAACATATGATGATAAAGCGATTGGATGCTCATAGAAAAAAGAATAAGACGGAAAGTCTTTCCAATGATGAACGAATGGCTGTCGAACATTCATTTCAGCTTCTCGTCGCATCCATGTTAGACCTTGCTAAATACGTTCTTAAAAACCACTACAATGTCGATGTAGAAACGAGAGATCAGGTATTAGATGAACTAATCAAACATAAAGATGTGACCTATGAACAAGGTCAACAGATTGCATCCCTTATAAAAATCCGAGATCAGATTCTAAACGATTACCTTGAGCAAAACTTTACGGGGCTAGACGATGCGCTCAAAATCAAACGTTATGCGCTGGTTGAAGTCCTCACGAAAGAATGGACAGCACGCCTAGAAGCTTAG
- the moaA gene encoding GTP 3',8-cyclase MoaA, which translates to MSNHTLIDPFGRSIDYLRISVTDKCDFRCTYCMDEDVTFLPRSHILTLEEIVTVAQTFVKMGSKKIRITGGEPLVRKNILWALEKIANTDGLEELTLTTNGSQLERMAGSLFNVGVSRINISLDTLSRTKFEALTRRDKFDQVVRGIDKATQLPFKRLKLNSVILKNHNDSEILDLADFALHRAMDISFIEEMPLGVISHHDRAAAYISSDDIYTQLSSRYTLEKSNLKTGGPSRYYDVDSFDNKIGLISPHSHNFCSTCNRVRLTAEGKLLLCLGNEHSMDLKPTLRDKNANIETLKASIHSALSLKPERHYFDLNEKPQILRFMSATGG; encoded by the coding sequence TTGTCTAACCATACACTTATTGATCCATTTGGAAGGTCCATTGACTATCTACGGATATCCGTTACAGATAAATGCGATTTTCGATGCACATATTGTATGGACGAAGATGTGACCTTCTTACCGAGAAGCCACATATTAACGCTCGAAGAAATTGTTACTGTCGCACAAACGTTTGTAAAAATGGGATCAAAAAAAATCCGCATCACTGGCGGAGAACCACTCGTACGTAAAAATATTCTCTGGGCTTTAGAAAAGATCGCCAATACTGACGGCTTAGAAGAACTCACGTTAACCACCAACGGCTCTCAACTTGAACGTATGGCTGGCTCCCTTTTTAACGTAGGCGTCTCTCGAATAAACATAAGCCTAGATACCCTTAGCCGGACAAAATTTGAAGCATTGACCCGCAGAGACAAGTTTGATCAGGTTGTTCGAGGTATAGATAAAGCCACTCAACTTCCATTTAAGCGCTTAAAGTTAAACAGCGTGATTCTAAAAAATCATAATGATAGCGAAATACTGGATCTTGCTGATTTTGCGCTTCATCGCGCGATGGATATCAGTTTTATAGAAGAAATGCCATTGGGTGTCATCAGTCATCATGACCGCGCCGCTGCCTATATATCGAGTGACGATATATACACTCAACTGAGTTCACGTTACACCTTAGAAAAAAGCAACCTCAAAACGGGTGGGCCTAGTCGCTATTACGATGTAGATAGCTTCGATAATAAAATTGGGTTAATTTCGCCACACAGCCATAACTTCTGTAGCACATGCAATCGCGTTAGACTCACCGCAGAAGGTAAACTATTGCTTTGCCTCGGCAACGAACATTCCATGGACCTAAAGCCTACTTTGCGGGACAAAAATGCGAATATAGAAACGTTAAAAGCGAGCATTCATAGCGCACTCTCGCTTAAACCAGAACGTCATTATTTTGACTTAAATGAAAAGCCTCAAATCTTGCGTTTCATGAGCGCAACTGGAGGCTAA
- a CDS encoding AhpA/YtjB family protein — protein MLSVLQNKLSAMIITLTTFIILIVVAVAVFWSTMTSALDNYLNQQTEVLGNSLATQAAFNATQSILTNDLLSLNVLLNRLVIDENILSARVYNKKDELLAEASSNGSTSSPSNDWRPAENQRVYSSSVKFRDEIVGHVLITLDKTPAQQTLTHLNNLLIGVAIFITALATLVVVLVTKWLYAPIYQVIDALQAMKHGVKDAPLPGKTYAEANELTAAFHSVKSLEWQLPKPPEPEDVSEKVEESQFEIDFESIIEAKEKETCVLYFEFCSLDTWHESLSPLEVANLLTPIYRALFRASENYQGIVHQYKGNSVLVFFKTMNCDDSIYMNAVCTGQLFIGLMKHLLESDLYKDTPTLNYHLSLHSCNDELSELADKEAFDTEKANSHLAELDAYDSLDIYNTLLLDEKMVTVPDFQHRIVTSLPEVVEIEGEEKLLYTLKGISERYQQVIDDTIETLNEEDSDSVV, from the coding sequence ATGTTATCTGTTCTACAAAATAAGCTCTCTGCAATGATCATTACATTGACCACATTCATCATTTTGATCGTTGTGGCGGTGGCCGTCTTCTGGAGCACAATGACATCTGCATTAGACAATTATCTCAATCAACAAACTGAAGTTCTAGGCAATAGCCTTGCAACACAAGCCGCATTTAACGCAACTCAATCAATCCTAACGAACGACCTCCTGAGTCTCAATGTACTGTTGAATAGACTTGTAATAGACGAAAATATTTTAAGCGCACGCGTCTATAACAAAAAAGATGAATTGCTTGCAGAGGCAAGCAGTAACGGCAGTACCTCATCACCTTCTAATGATTGGCGGCCTGCAGAGAACCAACGGGTATATAGCTCCTCTGTCAAATTCAGAGACGAGATCGTTGGGCATGTTCTCATTACTCTGGATAAAACTCCCGCTCAGCAAACATTAACCCATTTAAATAATTTGCTTATTGGTGTTGCCATTTTTATCACTGCGCTGGCAACACTCGTTGTCGTTTTAGTCACAAAATGGCTATATGCTCCAATATATCAGGTCATCGATGCGCTACAAGCAATGAAACACGGAGTCAAAGACGCGCCCTTACCGGGAAAAACATACGCTGAAGCCAATGAACTCACTGCCGCGTTCCATTCTGTCAAAAGCTTAGAATGGCAACTGCCTAAACCGCCGGAACCAGAAGACGTATCAGAAAAAGTTGAAGAGTCGCAGTTCGAGATCGATTTTGAAAGCATCATCGAGGCCAAAGAGAAAGAAACCTGTGTATTGTATTTTGAGTTTTGCAGCTTAGATACTTGGCACGAGTCACTTTCGCCTCTAGAGGTAGCCAACTTACTGACTCCGATCTACCGCGCCCTATTCAGAGCCAGTGAGAACTATCAAGGCATAGTCCATCAATATAAAGGGAATTCTGTACTCGTGTTCTTTAAAACAATGAACTGCGACGACAGTATCTATATGAATGCAGTCTGTACAGGCCAACTCTTCATCGGTCTGATGAAACACTTACTAGAAAGCGACTTATACAAAGACACGCCAACTCTTAACTATCATTTGAGCTTGCACTCCTGCAATGATGAACTATCAGAACTGGCCGATAAAGAGGCGTTTGATACTGAGAAGGCAAACAGTCATTTAGCCGAACTTGATGCTTACGACTCGCTGGATATATACAACACGCTTTTGCTGGATGAGAAAATGGTTACCGTTCCCGACTTTCAACATAGGATTGTCACCAGTCTACCTGAGGTTGTAGAGATTGAAGGTGAAGAGAAGCTTCTATATACCTTAAAAGGAATCTCAGAGCGTTATCAGCAAGTCATTGACGATACAATAGAAACACTCAACGAAGAAGATAGCGATTCCGTTGTGTGA
- the serB gene encoding phosphoserine phosphatase SerB — MSPSITLIGRINEAYQITFDAWLSSQSLEFGQTRLSDDSDNFDVFRYDLSAPLSTEVASKLKDALLEKANVTGIDHVLQLATHTIEDAGLAVFDMDSTLIKAEVMDELAVEMGIGEQISAVTASAMRGEIDFTESFTQRLSLLNGLSSEVMDSVYERIVHMDGIKVLMSALNRFGWKTAILSGGFTYFADRVKADYDMTEVHANVLEVVDGVLTGKHIGPIVDGIRKETLLTSLVEKYDVDWTKTIACGDGANDLLMLNRASLGVALHAKPIVREQAPSPISYLGLDGILYLLGMTSKQIRDIN, encoded by the coding sequence ATGTCCCCCTCTATTACATTAATTGGCCGCATTAACGAAGCCTATCAAATTACTTTCGACGCATGGCTTTCAAGTCAATCGCTTGAGTTTGGTCAAACTAGGTTGTCTGATGATAGCGATAATTTCGACGTTTTTAGGTACGACCTTAGTGCTCCGTTGTCGACGGAAGTGGCTTCGAAACTGAAAGATGCCTTACTTGAGAAAGCCAATGTCACCGGAATTGACCATGTTCTGCAGTTGGCTACACACACTATCGAAGATGCAGGGTTAGCGGTGTTTGATATGGACTCTACGTTAATCAAAGCTGAAGTGATGGATGAGCTTGCGGTAGAGATGGGAATCGGTGAGCAGATTTCGGCGGTGACTGCCAGCGCGATGAGAGGTGAGATCGATTTTACTGAAAGCTTTACACAACGATTAAGCTTACTAAATGGCTTAAGCAGTGAAGTGATGGATTCGGTATATGAACGTATTGTTCACATGGATGGTATTAAAGTATTGATGTCAGCGCTTAATCGTTTCGGTTGGAAGACGGCGATACTCTCGGGTGGTTTTACCTATTTTGCAGATAGAGTTAAAGCTGATTATGACATGACCGAAGTTCATGCCAACGTATTAGAGGTTGTTGATGGTGTGCTGACTGGCAAGCATATTGGTCCAATTGTCGATGGAATACGTAAGGAAACTCTGCTTACCTCGCTAGTCGAGAAGTACGATGTCGACTGGACTAAAACCATTGCTTGCGGCGATGGTGCTAACGATTTATTGATGCTCAACCGTGCTTCGTTAGGGGTTGCTCTTCATGCTAAACCCATTGTGCGCGAGCAAGCCCCTAGTCCGATTAGCTACTTGGGACTCGACGGCATTCTCTATCTGTTAGGAATGACTTCGAAACAAATTCGCGACATTAATTAG
- a CDS encoding LysR family transcriptional regulator, whose amino-acid sequence MTEVKLSDVDLNLLYIYLVLIEEKNVTKAASRLKVSQPAVSRSLSRLREVFDDPLFVRNSHGLSTTARTDQLAPQLKEMMEALETLIQPSEFIPEQSTRRFVLSTTDFGSLTVLPKLLEAFRAQAPHAVLEVKSWDESTVSDMGNAEIDLAVAVLSKEPPAGVKGMRLKSDTMVCLARKGNPHITNGILTLEGYLAAPHVQVVLGRRHQYAVDRALTKLGHKREVAVTLPNFVPAAAVVRNSDLLLTVPKLFAQDFAEISPNLEVYDLPFEAKSFDYSMIWHDRYQHDEAHKWFRKIIYEVFEEYKHLYDD is encoded by the coding sequence TTGACAGAAGTTAAGTTAAGCGATGTAGATTTGAATCTTTTGTATATTTATCTCGTTCTAATTGAAGAGAAAAATGTGACGAAAGCCGCTTCACGTTTAAAAGTATCGCAGCCCGCAGTAAGTCGTTCTCTTTCTCGCTTGAGAGAGGTGTTCGATGATCCGTTATTTGTACGTAATTCTCACGGTCTTTCTACGACTGCTCGCACGGATCAGCTTGCGCCACAGTTAAAAGAGATGATGGAGGCGCTAGAGACCTTAATTCAACCGTCTGAGTTTATTCCAGAGCAATCTACGCGTCGGTTTGTACTTTCGACTACGGATTTTGGCTCATTGACGGTATTGCCAAAACTTTTGGAGGCTTTTCGCGCCCAAGCCCCTCATGCCGTATTGGAAGTTAAAAGCTGGGATGAGAGCACGGTAAGTGATATGGGTAATGCCGAGATTGACTTGGCGGTTGCCGTTTTGTCTAAGGAACCACCGGCTGGTGTGAAAGGAATGCGGCTAAAAAGCGATACAATGGTGTGCTTAGCTCGAAAGGGAAACCCGCATATCACTAATGGCATTTTGACTTTAGAAGGTTATTTAGCAGCGCCGCATGTGCAAGTTGTGCTTGGTCGTCGTCATCAATACGCGGTTGATCGTGCACTGACTAAGTTGGGGCACAAACGTGAAGTAGCAGTTACATTACCAAACTTTGTACCTGCTGCTGCAGTCGTTCGCAATAGTGATTTATTGTTAACCGTGCCTAAGCTTTTCGCACAAGACTTCGCTGAGATTTCACCAAATTTAGAAGTGTATGATTTGCCATTTGAAGCTAAATCGTTTGATTACTCTATGATTTGGCACGACCGTTATCAACATGACGAAGCTCATAAATGGTTTAGAAAAATTATTTACGAAGTGTTCGAAGAGTATAAGCACCTATACGATGACTAA
- the rpoS gene encoding RNA polymerase sigma factor RpoS: protein MKATEMEKTELVTTLADNVDLELDLEEGQDTTEFDSAVSARYSNEDNSKSLDVTQLYLSEIGFSPLLTAEEEVYFARLALKGDEAARKRMIESNLRLVVKISRRYLNRGLSLLDLIEEGNLGLIRAVEKFDPERGFRFSTYATWWIRQTIERAIMNQTRTIRLPIHVVKELNVYLRAARELTQQLDHEPSPEEIADKLDRPVEDVQKMLSLNERISSIDSPLGGSEGDKSLVEVIPDTQHSNPEDERQEGDVLNSIDGWLDALNEKQREVIARRFGLRGYEPSTLEDVGAEIGLTRERVRQIQVEALRKLRLMLDKQGLSLDDVIQLDY, encoded by the coding sequence ATGAAAGCGACTGAAATGGAAAAGACTGAGTTAGTTACTACACTTGCAGACAATGTTGATTTGGAACTTGACCTTGAAGAAGGCCAAGACACTACTGAATTCGATTCTGCAGTCAGTGCTCGTTACAGCAACGAAGATAACAGCAAATCGTTAGATGTTACGCAGCTATATTTAAGTGAAATTGGTTTTTCACCACTGTTAACGGCAGAAGAAGAAGTTTATTTTGCACGACTTGCTTTAAAAGGAGATGAGGCAGCACGCAAAAGAATGATTGAGAGTAATTTACGGCTCGTTGTAAAGATCTCAAGGCGTTATTTGAACAGAGGCTTATCATTACTGGATTTGATTGAAGAAGGTAATTTAGGTCTTATCAGGGCTGTTGAAAAATTTGATCCGGAGCGTGGCTTTCGCTTCTCAACGTACGCGACTTGGTGGATAAGACAGACCATAGAGCGTGCAATCATGAATCAGACTCGAACCATTCGTTTACCGATTCACGTTGTCAAAGAGCTCAATGTGTACCTTCGGGCTGCTCGGGAATTGACCCAGCAACTTGACCATGAGCCGAGCCCAGAAGAAATTGCGGATAAACTAGATCGTCCTGTTGAGGACGTTCAAAAAATGTTGAGTTTGAATGAGCGAATTAGCTCTATTGATTCTCCTCTTGGCGGCAGCGAAGGCGATAAAAGTCTTGTTGAGGTTATTCCTGATACGCAACATTCTAACCCTGAAGATGAGCGTCAAGAAGGGGATGTTCTCAACAGTATTGATGGTTGGTTAGATGCCTTAAATGAAAAGCAGCGAGAGGTCATTGCTCGTCGATTTGGTTTACGTGGCTACGAACCCAGCACGCTAGAAGATGTCGGTGCTGAGATTGGCTTAACGCGAGAAAGAGTTCGACAAATTCAAGTTGAGGCGTTACGCAAACTTAGACTGATGCTGGACAAGCAAGGTTTGTCTTTGGATGATGTTATTCAGCTCGATTACTAG
- a CDS encoding TIGR02450 family Trp-rich protein: MNPINPAKLLNSKWTAVHPQNKEKHFLVSDIDRDEEGVVISCTLEAVMTKSEYLLDWTELKNNAVWMQGWK; this comes from the coding sequence ATGAATCCAATCAATCCTGCTAAGCTGTTAAATAGCAAATGGACGGCTGTCCACCCTCAAAATAAAGAAAAGCACTTTCTAGTATCTGACATTGATCGCGATGAGGAAGGGGTTGTTATTTCCTGCACGTTAGAGGCGGTAATGACTAAAAGTGAATATTTACTAGATTGGACTGAGCTTAAAAATAATGCCGTTTGGATGCAAGGTTGGAAGTAG